In Clostridia bacterium, the genomic stretch CGGCCGCTTCGATGTACGGCACCAGCGTGACGTGGATGTAGACGACGCCCTGGCGGCCCATGTCGTGCTTCATCTGGCGGATCGCTTCGAGGTAGGGCAGGCTTTCGATGTCGCCGACCGTGCCGCCCACTTCGGCGATGACGATCTCCGCGCCCGAGGACTCCGCCACGCGCCGGATGCGGCGCTTGATCTCGTTCGTGATGTGCGGGATGACCTGCACCGTGCCGCCCAGGTACTCGCCGCGGCGCTCCTTCTCGATCACGGAGAGGTAGACCTGGCCCGTGGTGATGTTGTGGTCGCGGGTGAGGTTCTCGTCGATGAACCGCTCGTAGTGGCCGAGATCGAGGTCCGTCTCCGCGCCGTCCTCGGTGACGAACACCTCGCCGTGCTGGAGAGGGCTCATGGTGCCGGGGTCGACGTTGATGTAGGGGTCGATCTTCTGGATGGCGACCCGGTAGCCGCGGCTTTTCAGGATGCGCCCGATGGACGCGGCCGTGATCCCCTTGCCGAGTGCGGAAACGACGCCGCCCGTGACGAAGATGAATTTGGCCAAGGTGTGCTCCTCCGATCCATCGGTGCGGCGGCAATAAAAAATTCTAGAGATCGCCAGCGATCACTAGAATTCTGCCACCAAGAGGGGCCACGCAAAGCCTGATGCAGGATTTCGTGGGCGTACGCGCGCTCGCGAAAACGGAGCGCCCACGTCCATTCTAGGGTTGGCCGCAGCGGCGGTCAACGGCGCGGTCGACAGGAAGCGGGTGGTGTCGTCGCGCAATAACCTGAATGGATATGGAGGGAGCCGCCCGTTGACCGACGCCTTCTGGTTTCGTCTCTGGCACCTGTTTCTCGCGTTCGCGGCCTCCGGCATGCTCGGGTTCGGCGGAGGGCCCGGCGTCGTCCCCTTCATCAAGGATCAGGTCGTGGACCGCCACCATTGGCTGACGGACTCCGGCTTCGCCGACGCGCTCGCGTTCGGCAACGCCCTGCCGGGCCCCATCGCGACGAAGCTGGCGGCCTACATCGGGTACAAGGTGGCCGGGGTGGCCGGGTCGGCGGCGGCGCTGCTCGGCGCCTTCGGGCCGACCGCCATCGCCATGATCGCCCTCTTCCGCGTGTACCAGCTGTACAAGGACACGCCGTACGTGGCCGGCGCGCTCACGGCCGTCAAGCCGGTCGTCGTCGTGCTGCTC encodes the following:
- a CDS encoding chromate transporter, with amino-acid sequence MLGFGGGPGVVPFIKDQVVDRHHWLTDSGFADALAFGNALPGPIATKLAAYIGYKVAGVAGSAAALLGAFGPTAIAMIALFRVYQLYKDTPYVAGALTAVKPVVVVLLVQVAYDIGLKSFPSSWTWIIGAASAVLLFFLNVNPAFVIAGALALGAILRL